From a single Penaeus vannamei isolate JL-2024 chromosome 25, ASM4276789v1, whole genome shotgun sequence genomic region:
- the LOC113812442 gene encoding uncharacterized protein — protein sequence MERHRLTKDCTKILLDKINQGLPRGRNMRGLSVPPQLQLLVCLRYLATGSFQLSMADCSQMSKTSVCKFVGLTARATASLASEYIKFPDARDEAANIQKFQMIAMACAVLHTIALLHETDPPEMGETDESHERLGAQEVRANTANGAFYGRNNVIHRWF from the exons ATGGAACGTCACAGGCTGACCAAGGACTGCACGAAAATTCTTCTTGACAAGATTAATCAAGGGTTACCACGAGGAAGAAATATGAGAG GTTTAAGTGTTCCACCTCAGCTTCAGCTCCTGGTATGTTTGCGTTATCTGGCAACTGGAAGCTTCCAGCTGAGCATGGCAGATTGCTCACAAATGTCAAAAACCTCTGTGTGCAAGTTTGTTGGTCTGACTGCCAGAGCTACTGCGTCCTTGGCCTCAGAATACATCAAGTTCCCGGATGCAAGAGATGAGGCTGCAAACATCCAGAAGTTCCAGATGATAGCAATGGCCTGTGCAGTTCTACACACCATAGCCCTCCTCCATGAAACAGACCCGCCAGAAATGGGAGAGACTGATGAGTCACATGAACGTCTTGGGGCTCAAGAGGTTCGTGCAAATACTGCAAATGGTGCCTTTTATGGAAGGAACAATGTAATACATAGATGGTTTTAG